The Candidatus Bathyarchaeota archaeon genomic interval GTCGCCATCGCCATAGTCATGGCCCTAGCAGTCGCCTACTGGATGCTCGGACTAGGAGGAGCCTTCACAAGATTCGAAAAACTAGAATTCCAAAGTGCATACGTCACGACAGAAACAACTAGCACTAATAACGAGATTTTC includes:
- a CDS encoding type IV pilin, which gives rise to MRPFPIGGEWGKLGIRDRRGVSPVIATIIIVAIAIVMALAVAYWMLGLGGAFTRFEKLEFQSAYVTTETTSTNNEIF